Proteins encoded together in one Mus pahari chromosome 9, PAHARI_EIJ_v1.1, whole genome shotgun sequence window:
- the Calhm4 gene encoding calcium homeostasis modulator protein 4, translated as MSPDLNCISSSLLRSEPCINSLIAILTVCGQQLFSSYTFSCPCQVGKNFYYGSAFLVVPALILLIAGYALRGQMWAVASEYCCCSCTPPYRRSSPLERRLACLMFFNITGRALVAPLTWLTVTLLTGTYYECAASEFASVDQYPMFANVTPSKREEMLAGFPCYTSAPSDVIPVRDEVALLHRYQSQMLGWILVVLATIALLVSKCLARCCSPLTSLQHHYWANHLHNERVLFEQAAEEHSRLLIRHRIKKVFGFVPGSEDIKHIRIPSCQDWREISVPNLLCVGDTSQGPYSFLGDRVVEENEEDRQEGIEMKP; from the exons ATGAGCCCAGATCTCAACTGTATTTCATCTTCTCTGCTCAGAAGTGAACCGTGCATCAATTCTTTGATAGCAATTTTGACTGTTTGTGGACAGCAACTGTTCTCCTCTTATACGTTCAGTTGTCCGTGTCAAGTCGGAAAAAATTTCTATTATGGTTCAGCTTTTCTTGTGGTTCCTGCCTTGATCCTTCTGATTGCTGGCTATGCTCTACGGGGCCAAATGTGGGCAGTTGCCAGCGAGTACTGCTGCTGCAGCTGTACCCCTCCATACCGGAGAAGCAGTCCTCTGGAGAGGAGATTGGCTTGCCTCATGTTCTTCAACATCACTGGGAGGGCTCTGGTTGCTCCATTGACATGGCTGACGGTGACTCTGCTGACAGGTACCTACTATGAATGTGCAGCAAGTGAGTTTGCCTCTGTGGACCAATACCCGATGTTTGCTAATGTCACTCCTAGCAAACGAGAAGAGATGCTAGCTGGATTTCCATGCTACACGTCAGCTCCCTCTGATGTGATTCCAGTAAGAGATGAAGTGGCTCTTCTACACAGATACCAGTCACAA ATGCTGGGCTGGATTCTGGTTGTTTTGGCAACCATTGCTCTCCTGGTCTCCAAATGTCTGGCAAGATGTTGCTCTCCCCTCACCTCTCTACAACATCACTATTGGGCCAACCACCTCCATAACGAGAGAGTGCTCTTTGAGCAAGCTGCTGAGGAGCATTCCCGACTTCTTATTAGACATCGAATCAAGAAAGTGTTTGGCTTCGTTCCTGGGAGTGAAGACATCAAACATATTCGCATCCCTTCGTGTCAGGACTGGAGAGAAATCTCTGTACCCAATCTTCTATGTGTGGGTGACACCTCACAGGGTCCCTATAGCTTCCTTGGAGACAGGGTGGTTGAGGAAAATGAGGAAGACAGACAAGAAGGTATTGAAATGAAACCTTGA